The sequence TGCCATTGCAAAACTTCTCCCTGAAGCCCCTGAGTTGCCAGATCGGGACCCTCCTATAAGGTACAGAAAGAACGTTCCAGATTCCTGGATAGAATTGACCTTGATTGAAGGGAAAAACAGACAAGTCCGAAAAATGACTGCTGCTGTTGGCTTTCCTACACTTCGTTTGGTACGTAAGTCTATGGAAAAAATCAATATTTTGGGTTTCAAAGTGGGGGAGGTTCAAGAGCTGGATCAAGAAACCGTCTATCACAAGCTAGGATTGACTGGCTTTAAGGAAGCTGCGAAACAATATCAAAAAAGGCCGAAAAGGTCTTAAAAAATCCTAAATTTCCTTTCTACACGAGGCTTTACCGCTTCTAAGATTTAAGATTGTCCTTTGGGACTTTTTAACTTATTTTAGTCCCATCGCATCGTATAAAATCCTCATCCATGCATCAGGAAAAAATTCAAGCAGTAATAGAAGAAGTAAAAAAGGTGGTCGTAGGACAAGACCGGATGGTCAATAGATTGTTGATCGGCCTCTTTACCAATGGACATATATTATTAGAAGGTGTGCCAGGACTGGCAAAAACCTTGACTGTGAATACACTCGCAAAAGTCTTACACCTAGATTTCAATCGAATTCAGTTTACGCCGGATTTGTTACCAGCGGATTTGATCGGGACCATGATCTATAATCAGCAAACAGGTGATTTTGAAGTAAAAAAGGGTCCCATATTTTCCAATTTGATTTTGGCAGATGAGGTGAACCGATCTCCTGCCAAAGTTCAATCCGCTTTATTAGAGGCGATGCAGGAGAAACAAGTAACCATTGGAGAGACTACGTTCCAATTGGATCGGCCATTTTTGGTACTTGCTACTCAAAACCCTGTGGATCAAGAAGGAACCTATCCGCTTCCGGAAGCACAGGTCGATCGTTTTATGATGAAAGTCCATATTGACTATCCTAGTAAAGCAGACGAAATGGAAGTCATGAGAAGGATGGCTAATATGTCTTTTACCAATGAAGTGAACCCTATGCTTTCCAAGCAGGACGTATTTGATATTAGAAATCAGATCAATGCAGTAAAAATTGCAGAGCCTTTGGAACACTATATAATTGAATTGGTATTTGCAACAAGATTTCCAAATCAATATGGTTTGAACAATGAGGCCAAGTACATCATGTTTGGGGTGTCTCCAAGAGCGAGTATCAATTTAAACTTGGCTGCCAAGGCTGTGGCCTACATGGATGGCAGAGATTATGTATTACCAGAAGATATCAAAGAGATAGCTGAGGATGTGTTAAATCACCGAATTATTC comes from Algoriphagus halophilus and encodes:
- a CDS encoding pseudouridine synthase, coding for MARYFIIYKPFGVLSQFSGEGHTLASLFDFPKEVYPVGRLDKDSEGLLLITDDKWLNHHLLNPRFGHQRTYLAQVEGIPTPEALKALGNGVRINVDRKDYLTKPAIAKLLPEAPELPDRDPPIRYRKNVPDSWIELTLIEGKNRQVRKMTAAVGFPTLRLVRKSMEKINILGFKVGEVQELDQETVYHKLGLTGFKEAAKQYQKRPKRS
- a CDS encoding AAA family ATPase, with product MHQEKIQAVIEEVKKVVVGQDRMVNRLLIGLFTNGHILLEGVPGLAKTLTVNTLAKVLHLDFNRIQFTPDLLPADLIGTMIYNQQTGDFEVKKGPIFSNLILADEVNRSPAKVQSALLEAMQEKQVTIGETTFQLDRPFLVLATQNPVDQEGTYPLPEAQVDRFMMKVHIDYPSKADEMEVMRRMANMSFTNEVNPMLSKQDVFDIRNQINAVKIAEPLEHYIIELVFATRFPNQYGLNNEAKYIMFGVSPRASINLNLAAKAVAYMDGRDYVLPEDIKEIAEDVLNHRIILNYEAEADGINTRDLVKILMEKVPINKSVTF